A single Oscillospiraceae bacterium DNA region contains:
- the spo0A gene encoding sporulation transcription factor Spo0A — translation MHNRIRVCIGDSNAEFRAFLATTLGVEKDIEVVSSTGDGEEMLKTLEIETVDVAIVDTLLPSRDGTEIVRRVRETKGQNGVAFIVVSAFLPDNIVMELKALNAYYILHKPVNMTLLMERIRQAARRGRGNSYSMALVRSDNDVEARVTDIIHEIGVPAHIKGYQYVREAIVYCIKNKKAVNNITKILYPAVAETYGTTPSRVERAIRHAIEVAWDRGDLDTLQGFFGYTVSNTKGKPTNSEFIAMIADRLSLQLRGSAVNYEN, via the coding sequence ATGCACAACAGAATTAGGGTTTGTATTGGAGACAGTAATGCAGAGTTCCGCGCTTTTTTGGCGACAACGCTGGGTGTAGAGAAAGACATAGAGGTTGTTTCGTCTACCGGCGACGGCGAAGAAATGTTGAAAACACTTGAAATCGAAACGGTTGATGTTGCCATCGTGGACACGTTGCTACCCAGTCGTGACGGCACTGAAATTGTACGGCGCGTGCGTGAAACAAAAGGGCAAAATGGTGTGGCATTCATTGTGGTGTCGGCATTCCTGCCCGACAACATCGTGATGGAACTCAAAGCACTCAACGCCTATTACATATTGCATAAGCCGGTGAATATGACGCTGCTGATGGAACGTATCCGTCAAGCGGCGCGGCGCGGACGCGGCAACAGTTATAGCATGGCACTTGTGCGCTCGGACAACGATGTTGAGGCACGTGTCACCGATATCATCCACGAAATTGGCGTACCGGCGCATATCAAGGGCTATCAGTATGTGCGCGAAGCGATTGTCTATTGCATTAAGAACAAAAAAGCGGTCAATAACATTACAAAGATTCTCTATCCGGCGGTTGCGGAAACATATGGTACAACACCGTCGCGGGTCGAGCGCGCCATCCGCCATGCCATTGAGGTGGCGTGGGACAGGGGAGACTTGGATACTTTGCAAGGCTTTTTCGGCTATACCGTATCCAACACCAAAGGCAAGCCGACCAACTCGGAGTTTATCGCCATGATTGCCGACCGTTTGTCGCTGCAATTGCGGGGCAGTGCTGTCAACTACGAGAATTAG
- a CDS encoding ATP-dependent RecD-like DNA helicase has protein sequence MQLMEQHEQLQGEIVAVLFKNEENGYAVVKLHTTEGADVTVVGTIPYAALGEQLEVTGTWAHHRKHGAQFKTSVVTRALPATESAMLAYLSSGVLKGIGAATAEAIVRRFGARSLEILDQEPELLAEVKGISKKKASEMGQEFAKQNTVRHLMEFLDANGFMPHIAMRLYQVYGDIALDKLRTNPYLVLEGQYDRQFPQADAMALSMEIDRAASIRIDAGLLCQMYFNVNQGHCYLPRDALVSTTAQLLNLDIEPVEIALDNMIDGGRFIAEPHGVYLPQLFAAEIDVAQRLMTLHESPPPPVGAWETLVEEMEGESGLALADCQREAVRACVENALFVLTGGPGTGKTTTIRVAVDVFKALNLDVVLAAPTGRAAKRMSELTGHEATTIHRLLEIWFDSADEAIHYRYDEDNPLSADVIVVDEMSMVDIQLMQALLTAIKPDARLILVGDADQLPSVGPGNVLREILDSEIFAVTQLTEIFRQAAESRIIVAAHEINGGDTPNIQNDGDLYLLKRGHEDAVIDTLNELCATRLPENMGFAPEQIQVISPTRRGVCGTIHLNKMLQQTLNPFDAQKAERRFGDTIYRLGDRVMQVRNNYDLEWVDGINEVSGRGVFNGDIGLVTAVSPGTDSLTVVFADREVEYPFDLLYELELAYAMTVHKAQGSEFPAVLFVAMPAPPMLLNRKVLYTAMTRARELMIVVGRVEVLEAMVKKKQSGKRFTSLRTRLEELS, from the coding sequence ATGCAGCTGATGGAACAACATGAGCAACTTCAAGGTGAAATCGTTGCCGTTCTTTTCAAAAATGAGGAGAACGGCTATGCTGTTGTCAAGTTACACACCACTGAGGGTGCCGATGTGACTGTCGTTGGTACAATCCCTTATGCTGCACTAGGTGAGCAGTTGGAAGTTACGGGAACGTGGGCGCACCATCGCAAGCATGGTGCGCAATTCAAAACAAGCGTTGTTACACGTGCTTTGCCGGCGACTGAGTCAGCGATGTTGGCATATTTATCAAGTGGTGTTCTTAAAGGCATCGGTGCGGCAACAGCTGAGGCGATTGTCAGGCGGTTCGGTGCGCGGAGCCTGGAAATTCTTGATCAAGAGCCTGAATTGTTGGCAGAAGTGAAGGGCATATCTAAGAAAAAAGCCTCCGAAATGGGGCAAGAGTTTGCCAAGCAAAATACTGTACGTCACTTAATGGAGTTCTTAGACGCCAATGGCTTTATGCCGCACATTGCCATGCGGTTGTATCAAGTGTACGGCGACATTGCGTTAGACAAGCTGCGTACTAACCCATATTTGGTATTGGAAGGGCAATACGACAGACAGTTTCCGCAAGCTGATGCCATGGCGTTATCGATGGAAATTGACCGCGCAGCAAGTATTCGCATTGATGCAGGTTTATTGTGTCAAATGTATTTTAATGTCAACCAAGGACATTGCTATTTGCCGCGTGATGCACTGGTATCAACGACGGCACAATTATTGAATTTAGATATTGAGCCGGTTGAAATCGCGCTGGATAATATGATAGACGGCGGGCGATTTATTGCCGAGCCGCACGGTGTTTATTTGCCACAGCTGTTCGCGGCTGAGATTGATGTGGCGCAACGCTTGATGACTTTGCATGAATCGCCGCCACCGCCTGTCGGCGCGTGGGAAACGCTTGTTGAAGAGATGGAAGGTGAGTCGGGACTGGCATTGGCCGATTGTCAGCGTGAAGCAGTACGTGCTTGTGTTGAAAACGCATTGTTTGTGCTGACCGGCGGGCCCGGTACGGGCAAAACAACCACGATTCGCGTTGCCGTTGATGTTTTCAAGGCGTTGAATTTAGATGTTGTACTTGCTGCGCCGACGGGACGCGCCGCCAAACGAATGAGCGAGCTTACAGGGCATGAGGCCACCACCATCCATCGCTTGCTGGAAATATGGTTTGACAGTGCCGACGAGGCGATTCACTACCGCTATGATGAGGATAATCCGCTCAGTGCCGATGTTATTGTTGTCGATGAAATGTCGATGGTTGATATTCAGCTCATGCAGGCGTTGCTGACGGCTATCAAACCTGACGCACGGCTGATTTTGGTTGGGGACGCCGACCAGTTACCCAGCGTTGGCCCCGGCAATGTTTTGCGCGAAATTCTAGATAGTGAAATTTTTGCAGTCACGCAGCTGACTGAGATTTTTCGTCAAGCTGCCGAGAGCCGCATCATTGTTGCAGCGCACGAGATTAACGGGGGTGATACGCCTAATATTCAAAACGACGGCGATTTGTATTTGCTTAAACGCGGTCACGAGGATGCTGTGATTGACACACTCAACGAGCTGTGTGCGACACGGCTGCCTGAAAATATGGGATTCGCGCCCGAACAAATTCAGGTTATTTCGCCGACGCGGCGTGGCGTATGCGGCACAATTCACCTTAATAAAATGTTGCAGCAAACACTTAATCCATTCGATGCGCAAAAGGCGGAACGGCGGTTTGGTGATACAATATACCGTCTCGGCGATCGCGTTATGCAGGTGCGCAATAACTATGATTTGGAGTGGGTTGATGGCATTAATGAGGTGTCGGGGCGCGGCGTTTTCAATGGCGATATTGGTCTTGTTACGGCTGTCAGCCCAGGCACGGATTCGTTAACAGTTGTGTTTGCCGACAGAGAAGTGGAATACCCCTTTGATTTGCTTTATGAGTTGGAGCTGGCATATGCTATGACGGTACACAAGGCGCAGGGTAGCGAGTTTCCGGCAGTACTGTTTGTTGCCATGCCTGCGCCGCCGATGTTGCTCAATCGTAAGGTACTCTATACCGCTATGACGCGGGCGCGGGAGCTGATGATTGTTGTAGGGCGGGTAGAGGTGTTGGAGGCGATGGTGAAAAAGAAACAGAGCGGCAAGCGGTTTACGTCACTACGAACTCGGTTGGAAGAACTTTCTTAA
- a CDS encoding small multi-drug export protein yields MITWLQETWLMSSTAGQMLLVFIVSLTPMVGVRASIPFGALVLGLPWYIVFPVAVVGDFFPVFFIIVFIKRIFAWLKKWGRFGAWVERTEEKALKKSEKVLKYKRQGLFFFGALPLPGTGSWMGSLVAALLNMSLKEAMPPIFGGVIVCAAILTVISYSGAAAFQWLLG; encoded by the coding sequence ATGATTACTTGGTTACAAGAGACATGGCTAATGAGCTCAACAGCGGGACAAATGCTCCTCGTATTTATTGTTTCGTTGACGCCAATGGTGGGAGTGCGTGCCAGCATTCCGTTTGGTGCACTTGTGTTGGGGTTGCCTTGGTATATTGTTTTTCCTGTCGCTGTTGTGGGAGATTTCTTCCCCGTGTTCTTTATTATCGTATTCATCAAACGCATTTTTGCATGGTTAAAGAAATGGGGTCGATTTGGTGCTTGGGTAGAACGAACTGAGGAAAAGGCATTAAAGAAGTCGGAAAAAGTATTGAAATATAAGCGGCAGGGATTATTTTTCTTTGGTGCATTGCCGTTGCCGGGCACAGGGTCGTGGATGGGGTCACTGGTCGCAGCATTGCTCAATATGTCATTAAAAGAAGCTATGCCGCCTATTTTTGGCGGGGTAATAGTTTGTGCCGCGATTTTAACGGTGATTAGTTATAGTGGCGCGGCGGCGTTCCAGTGGTTGTTGGGGTAG
- the tuf gene encoding elongation factor Tu, producing the protein MAKQKFERNKPHVNIGTIGHVDHGKTTTTAAITKVLSFGGQAEFRAYDAIDKTPEEKARGITISTAHVEYETANRHYAHVDCPGHADYVKNMITGAAQMDGAILVVSAADGPMPQTREHIVLARQVGVPHIVVFLNKADQVDDEEMLELVEMEIRDLLNKYDFPGDDTPIIRGSAKIALESPSTDQNAPEYKCIMDLMAAVDEFIPTPERLVDLPFLMPVEDVFTITGRGTVATGRVERGRLTKGSEVEIVGIRDTQKTVVTGVEMFRKEMDETESGDNAGLLLRGIAKTDIERGQVLAAPGSIKPYTKFKGEVYVLSKEEGGRHSPFFGNYRPQFYFRTTDVTGVIELPAGVEMCMPGDNVTIGVELITPIAIEKGLRFAIREGGRTVGSGVVSEIEG; encoded by the coding sequence ATGGCTAAGCAAAAGTTCGAACGTAATAAACCACACGTTAACATCGGCACCATCGGTCACGTTGACCATGGTAAAACCACCACCACAGCGGCAATCACAAAAGTGCTGTCGTTTGGCGGTCAAGCCGAATTCCGCGCGTATGATGCAATTGACAAAACACCAGAAGAAAAAGCTCGTGGTATTACCATCAGTACTGCTCATGTTGAGTATGAGACGGCAAACCGCCACTATGCTCACGTTGACTGCCCCGGCCACGCCGACTACGTTAAAAACATGATCACCGGTGCGGCGCAAATGGACGGCGCAATTTTGGTTGTCAGCGCGGCTGACGGTCCGATGCCTCAAACGCGTGAGCATATCGTGCTTGCTCGTCAGGTTGGCGTGCCGCACATCGTTGTTTTCTTGAACAAAGCTGATCAAGTTGACGATGAAGAAATGTTGGAGCTGGTTGAGATGGAAATTCGTGACCTGCTCAACAAGTATGATTTCCCTGGTGACGATACGCCAATTATCCGCGGTTCGGCTAAAATTGCGTTGGAATCGCCTTCGACAGACCAAAACGCACCCGAGTACAAGTGCATTATGGACTTGATGGCAGCTGTTGATGAATTCATCCCGACGCCGGAACGTTTGGTTGATTTGCCGTTCTTGATGCCCGTAGAAGATGTTTTCACCATCACCGGGCGTGGCACGGTTGCGACCGGCCGTGTTGAGCGTGGCCGCTTGACAAAAGGTTCGGAAGTTGAAATTGTCGGCATCCGCGACACGCAAAAAACCGTTGTTACGGGTGTTGAAATGTTCCGTAAAGAGATGGATGAAACTGAGTCGGGTGACAATGCCGGACTGTTGTTGCGCGGTATTGCCAAAACTGACATCGAGCGCGGTCAAGTGCTTGCTGCGCCCGGTTCAATTAAGCCGTACACCAAGTTCAAAGGCGAAGTATACGTCCTGTCGAAAGAAGAAGGCGGTCGACACAGCCCGTTCTTCGGTAACTATCGTCCGCAGTTCTATTTCCGTACAACCGATGTTACCGGCGTTATCGAATTGCCTGCCGGTGTTGAGATGTGTATGCCGGGTGACAATGTTACCATCGGTGTTGAACTGATTACGCCGATTGCTATCGAAAAAGGTCTACGTTTTGCTATCCGTGAAGGTGGTCGTACCGTTGGTTCGGGCGTTGTTTCCGAAATCGAGGGCTAA
- the fusA gene encoding elongation factor G, giving the protein MSRQTSLEKTRNIGIMAHIDAGKTTTTERILFYTGKNYKLGETHEGNATMDWMEQEQERGITITSAATTCEWKDHRINVIDTPGHVDFTVEVERSLRVLDGSVTVLCAKGGVEPQSETVWRQADNYNVPRMAYINKMDITGADFHNVVEMMIDRLKCNAIPIQLPIGSEGDFKGIIDLIGMKAHVYYDDLGKDIRIEEIPADLQDTAEEYRGKMLEAVADFDDEIMEKYLEGEVIDEQKIRDAIRKATIAVKMIPVLCGTSYKNKGVQLLLDAIIEYMPAPTDVEDIKGVNPDDPEQEDSRPSSDDAPFSALAFKIMTDPYVGKLCFFRVYSGTLAQGSAVYNSSKDNRERIGRILQMHANDRSDIDVVYAGDIAAAVGLKNTTTGDTLCDEKKPIILESMTFPEPVIRVAIEPRTKAGQEKMGIALSKLAEEDPTFRAYTDEETGQTIIAGMGELHLEIIVDRLLREFKVEANVGKPQVAYKETIRRASSSDMKYARQSGGKGQFGHVKIDIEPNESGKGYEFVNKIVGGAIPKEYIGAVDAGIQGAMLSGGLAGYNVVDVKVTLHDGSYHEVDSSEMAFKIAGSMAFKDAAKKADPVLLEPIMKVSVTIPDDYTGAIVGDLTARRGMVRSMDARSGGTIINADVPLSEMFGYATSMRSNTQGRGQYTMEPSHYAELPKSVTEKLIAGKE; this is encoded by the coding sequence ATGTCAAGACAGACATCCCTGGAAAAAACCCGCAATATCGGCATTATGGCGCATATTGACGCGGGAAAAACCACGACAACGGAACGCATTTTGTTCTACACTGGCAAGAACTACAAACTTGGCGAAACCCATGAGGGCAATGCCACCATGGACTGGATGGAACAAGAGCAAGAGCGCGGCATTACCATTACCAGCGCGGCGACCACCTGCGAATGGAAAGATCACCGCATCAATGTCATTGATACACCGGGTCACGTTGATTTCACCGTTGAAGTTGAGCGTAGCTTGCGCGTATTGGATGGCTCGGTGACGGTATTGTGTGCCAAAGGCGGTGTTGAACCACAATCGGAAACGGTGTGGCGTCAGGCGGATAACTATAATGTACCGCGTATGGCGTATATCAACAAAATGGATATTACGGGAGCCGATTTCCACAACGTGGTTGAAATGATGATTGACCGCCTGAAATGTAATGCGATACCCATTCAGTTGCCTATTGGCAGCGAGGGCGACTTCAAAGGCATTATCGACCTTATCGGCATGAAAGCACATGTCTATTATGACGATTTGGGCAAAGATATTCGTATTGAGGAAATCCCTGCTGATTTGCAAGACACAGCAGAGGAATACCGCGGAAAAATGTTGGAAGCCGTGGCCGACTTTGACGATGAAATTATGGAGAAGTATCTCGAAGGTGAAGTTATCGACGAGCAGAAAATCCGTGATGCCATTCGCAAAGCCACCATCGCCGTTAAAATGATCCCCGTGTTATGCGGCACATCGTATAAAAATAAAGGTGTGCAGCTTTTGCTTGACGCTATTATTGAGTATATGCCCGCACCGACTGATGTTGAGGATATCAAAGGTGTGAATCCTGATGACCCTGAACAGGAAGACAGCCGTCCAAGCAGCGACGACGCGCCGTTCAGTGCGCTGGCGTTTAAGATTATGACCGACCCCTATGTCGGTAAATTATGCTTCTTCCGTGTCTATTCGGGCACGTTGGCACAGGGTTCGGCGGTGTATAATTCATCGAAAGACAATCGCGAGCGTATCGGCCGTATTTTGCAAATGCACGCAAATGATCGTAGTGATATCGACGTGGTTTATGCCGGTGACATCGCAGCGGCCGTTGGCCTTAAAAATACCACGACAGGCGACACGCTGTGCGATGAAAAGAAACCGATTATCCTCGAATCAATGACATTCCCTGAGCCTGTTATCCGCGTAGCCATTGAGCCACGTACCAAGGCAGGTCAGGAAAAAATGGGCATTGCATTGTCGAAATTGGCGGAAGAAGATCCGACTTTCCGTGCGTATACCGACGAGGAAACGGGTCAAACCATCATCGCCGGTATGGGCGAACTTCACCTTGAAATCATTGTTGACAGACTGTTGCGTGAATTTAAGGTCGAAGCCAATGTTGGTAAACCGCAAGTTGCGTACAAAGAAACCATTCGCCGTGCGTCAAGTTCGGATATGAAGTATGCGCGCCAGTCGGGTGGTAAAGGCCAATTTGGTCATGTTAAAATTGACATTGAGCCGAATGAATCGGGCAAAGGCTACGAGTTTGTCAACAAAATCGTTGGCGGTGCCATTCCCAAGGAGTATATTGGTGCTGTTGATGCCGGTATTCAGGGTGCGATGCTGTCGGGCGGCCTGGCGGGCTACAACGTGGTTGATGTTAAAGTCACACTGCATGATGGCTCGTATCATGAAGTTGACAGTAGTGAGATGGCATTCAAAATCGCCGGTTCGATGGCGTTCAAAGACGCCGCGAAAAAAGCCGACCCGGTGCTGTTGGAACCCATTATGAAAGTCAGCGTTACCATTCCTGATGATTATACCGGTGCCATTGTCGGCGATTTGACGGCGCGGCGCGGTATGGTGCGGTCGATGGACGCACGCTCCGGCGGTACGATTATCAACGCCGATGTGCCGTTGAGCGAAATGTTTGGTTACGCGACGTCGATGCGGTCCAACACGCAAGGGCGCGGACAGTATACTATGGAGCCCAGTCATTATGCTGAGCTACCTAAGAGTGTGACGGAGAAACTGATCGCAGGGAAAGAGTAG
- the rpsG gene encoding 30S ribosomal protein S7 gives MPRRGFIPKRDVLPDPVYNSKLVTKLINSIMLDGKKGVAQKAVYGAFDIVREKSGKEPLEAFTEALENIMPALEVKARRVGGSTYQVPVEVRPERRTTLGLRWLTDCARKRSERTIREKLAAELLDALNETGSAVKKREDMHKMAEANKAFAHYRW, from the coding sequence GTGCCCAGAAGAGGTTTTATCCCCAAGAGGGATGTGTTGCCCGATCCGGTCTACAACTCAAAGTTGGTGACCAAGCTAATCAATTCCATCATGCTTGATGGCAAAAAAGGTGTGGCGCAAAAAGCCGTGTATGGTGCCTTTGACATCGTGCGCGAAAAGAGCGGTAAAGAGCCGTTGGAAGCGTTTACCGAGGCATTGGAGAACATCATGCCGGCATTGGAGGTCAAAGCGCGCCGTGTTGGCGGCTCGACGTATCAAGTCCCGGTGGAAGTGCGTCCCGAGCGCCGTACAACATTAGGTCTGCGCTGGTTGACCGATTGTGCCCGCAAGCGCAGTGAACGTACTATTCGCGAAAAATTGGCGGCTGAGTTGCTCGACGCACTAAACGAAACCGGTAGTGCCGTTAAGAAACGCGAAGATATGCACAAAATGGCGGAGGCAAATAAAGCATTCGCGCATTACCGCTGGTAA
- the rpsL gene encoding 30S ribosomal protein S12: MPTFNQLVRKGREKVTYKSTAPAMQVGLNTLKNRATDHSSPQKRGVCTVVRTQTPKKPNSALRKVARVRLSNGIEVTAYIPGVGHTLQEHSVVMIRGGRVKDLPGCRYHIIRGTLDTVGVANRKQSRSKYGAKKPKAK, encoded by the coding sequence ATGCCAACATTTAACCAATTGGTGCGCAAGGGGCGCGAGAAGGTGACATACAAGTCGACCGCACCGGCCATGCAAGTGGGTCTTAACACACTGAAAAATCGCGCGACTGACCATTCGTCGCCGCAAAAGCGCGGTGTCTGTACTGTTGTGCGTACGCAAACGCCTAAGAAGCCGAATTCGGCTCTGCGTAAAGTGGCGCGTGTGCGTTTGAGCAATGGTATTGAGGTCACAGCCTATATTCCAGGCGTGGGTCACACGCTGCAGGAACATAGCGTGGTGATGATTCGCGGCGGTCGTGTCAAAGATTTGCCGGGTTGCCGTTACCATATCATTCGCGGCACACTCGACACAGTCGGTGTCGCAAATCGCAAGCAGTCGCGCTCGAAGTATGGTGCTAAGAAGCCCAAAGCGAAGTAG